The Tripterygium wilfordii isolate XIE 37 chromosome 21, ASM1340144v1, whole genome shotgun sequence genome segment CAGCTCAATTTGAGGATAGATACCCAAATGCTTGAAAACTTCAATAGCTTCTTCCAAGGTCATTGATGAAGGAAGTTCACTTTCTCCTTTCTTTGGGGGAGTGCTAAATTTCTGGGAACCAGGTGACATCCTGACAGTTCTCAAGGGTGTACTCCTTGCTGTGGTTCCAGATGAATTAACAGAACTAGTAATGGTATTTGGACTTTTCACTCCAAATCCACTGATTGTGGGTGGGGGAGTTGATAGTTTCCCTGCTGATTCAGTTATTTTTTCATCTACTTCAGCCAAGAATTGTTCAAGCTGTTCTTCGGTTGTTATGTCTTTGGCAGATCCTCGTTTACTTGACCAAGGTGTTGAACTGACTGAGTCTGGCACTGATGAAGTTTGAACAGAACGTAGAGGCGAGCTGGCTGCAGGGACAAGATATAAAGAAGATGGAGAGCCCTGTGACTTGGATGGAGTACTGTAAGAATTTAGCTTCTCCCCACTGCTGGAATTTGATTCATCAGAGACAACTTTTGGCTTAATGTTTGAACCCATCATTGGCTGATGTAGAGGAAAAAGGACGTCTAGAGATGCTGATGCTGAATAGGGTTTGTATTTAGGAGGTTTCTTTAAAGAATCAGTAAAAATTGGTTCAACCTTTGGTTTTATTCCCAAAAGCCCTAGTTGACGATTTGATAAGTAAGGTTGATCCTTAGTTTCTTTAGAGGGAGATAGAACCGGAACACCAGCCACATTGCTTGACTTACATAAGGAGATGGCTTTGAATAAGGCACTTATAGTTCCAATAAAAACTAAACCCACTGTTATCTGTATTGCCTTGGCAAACAAATCTGAAGCATAATATTATATGATTAATATTTGGCCATGGCCACATAACGAAATTTCAGACAATAAAGAGATTCCAATTGAACTAGATGACTTACAAGCTGCCTCTTCGGAAAAGCTTCGAAATCTCAACTTGTTGATTATTTTGTTTCCCCTTcatcaaataagaaaaaaaaaatggtaaattAAAACCTTACAATATCCTGAaacaatgagaaaaaacacaaatctTTGAAGAGTCATTCTTTTTAGACAAAAATAAATCCTACCCAGTTGCGAACCTCAAACTAGCTTAGGAGTAAATCTTTACTAAACTGGTATGTGTATGCAGTGAGACACCTCCACATTCGTCACCAAAACAAATTAAACAGATTCCCAACACTCTATCAAAAAGCCATCAATTCAAAGAATAAGAAACTGAAGCTCTAATGAAATCAGTATTATTGTCAAGCAACAAAAGTACATAGTAAATTACACATTCACAGAAAAAAGCtccaaatattttcaaaatcttgAAAAAGTTCTGAAATAATGATCCCCGGGATCTCATTTCCCAGTTTTTCTTAAAACAAATacccaaagaaaacaaaaacaataaaaaaaatttccaaaagaGCTGCAAAAACCCACCATAACCCCTACACTTTCCAATCAACCTGACAGTGAGTCAATTTACGTATACTGAAAAAAACATAAGCGTATATTCAGAGAAGAATTTATACCCGGAAGAGATGGTGAGGAAAGCGACGGCAGAAGCAGAAGAGAGGAAAAAGATGGAAAGAAGAGTGGATTTAGAGGGGCGGAGGCTGTTGGTGGTTAGGGCGGAGGAGAACACCGGGTTCTGGTAGACGGAGAACTTGGACGGCTTAGTTGACGGTGGCGACGAACCTTTGCCTCTCGTACCTCCACCTTCCATCTCTAACCTTCGTCTGGCAGAAGGGGCGAGCTGGCAGTGAAGTTCTAATTTCAAATTATTTGCAGTGCCATACGAACCCGGTGCGGGTCGGATCTCAATGTACCGTATTAATTGTCAGAATCCTGGACCGACCCATTGATACGAGCAGTCAtaatttatttatggatatcAATAAAAAATCGTATTTTGGTGAGGTGTGTATGATCTTGGTGTCCAATCTTTTGATTCGATTTGATGACCTTAAAACCCTAGAAATCCACTAGTGCCCTGCCGTATTTGTTGTATCCTCAGTCCTCACTATGAATTACAACCATGGCCGAAGGAGACGAAACGGCAAAATCTTTCTGTTGCTTTGCTTGAAATGTGTGAGACTCTGGACGGCAAAGCAGCTGCATTAGTTACGGTGGTTGACGCGTGGCTGCGTTGTCTTGTGAGACGGCTGAGGGTCGACGTGACGGCGTTTGATATATGGGCGATAGATTCGTGAACAAGGAGGGGGCTGGGGTCAAAGTCCTATAGCTGACTCGTGGCACGATCCTCATAACTTTGAGCTTAACCAGTTATCCTCCTCCTCACATCTTTGAGCTTATCCTTGTCAAAAATCGTTATCTTACTTAACTATAATTGTAACGCAACCCACGTGTATGAACACAATAAACTTAGTCTTTTCTTTACACTCCCTCTTTTGTCGATGACGCACCCGTGGATTGCCAACACTAAAATAATACTACTTTTCATCCCCGGATCACATGAAAGACTATTTAATTCCCATGAATCAGTTAAAACTTGAGGCGAGGTCAGTGCAGGGAGATAACATTGAGTGATATTTGTAGACATTGAGTTGAACAAGAACACATCTTGTAAATTGCGATAATGAAAACATATATGAGATTTGAACTCACAATTTTCTACTTACGTCAAGAGCTATTGTGATCAAGTTTACCGtcttaataaatatttataatatttaaagaCTATCGAGATGATCAAAAATAAATCTTTTTATATGAAAAATTTAAGTTTGAAGTTCAACTCTCAACATTGTCATTCTAGAAAACGTCATCTATTCCGTCTAAAAGATGACAATTattaaaattgcaagaaaatatatataaataggacAATGCTAAATATCCTCAAAATGTGATTCTCAACAACTCCCAATATAAATATTGAAAATTCATAAACAAATTGAAAGTTCCAGGTACAGAATCGGAAACAAAAATTGAtgcctgattttttttttctatttctagaaataataataataaatagaatTAAATATGATTATCCGAATAGAATTTTATATGTTATTATAATTCAAATGAATCGTAATCGTCTTCTACAGGGTGGACTGGACTGGACTAGGACCTTCCATGTCCACGCGGCGCACACCGCACGGTTCAGAGTCGCTCATCAGTCTCTCTATCATCATTTACACAATTGCCACTCATTCCAGATTCACATATCTTCAGAGCATTGATTGATGGTGATGGATAACAGTGTCTagttatatacacacacatactcaTATCTTCCGAGACATACTCTCTTTGATTCGAACGACCCCACACTACAAAATGCGAAAAACGATCCTCACCTACCTCTGCTTCCTGCTCCTCATCCTCTGCTCCTCCGCACACGGTCGTGACCTCCGATCTTCGTCGGATCTGGTTTCCGATGGCCTGCAGAGTGCGCGGGACCCGCCTTATTTGCTTCTCAATTCGTTCTCTGCGGCGGAGGAAACGTGTGAGCAGTCGTACGGATTCCTGCCTTGCACCAAGACTGCTTTGGGGAACGTGTTCTTGATACTTGTTTATGGCTACCTCATGTTCACGGCTGCTACGTATTTGTCCGGTGGTAGCGAGCTGTTGCTGGAGATTCTCGGGCCTGGTATAATTGGCGGCCTCTTTTTGCCAGTCCTCGGCGCGCTTCCTGATGCAATGCTGATTCTCGGTGAGCTCTTTTTTTGTCGCTTTACTCTGTTTCTTCTTCCTGTATTTGTGTGGCTTCTTTGCGGAGCGGTCGATTTTCGGTGTGTTTGGTTCTTCTAGCTCGACTTTAGACTGTCTGGTTACTGAGAATGAAAACTacgggaaaaaataaaaataaaaataaatactacGAATCTGTTCTGATTTAAGCTTAAGCTATTATAGATTTTGAAGGATCTCAGGTTATTTCTATTACTGAATTGAAGAATACGGATCTATTTTGtatcaatttaattatttatactgCTCCACATCTTGATCTAGAATCTTGTAGTTGTTTAGCTTTTCCCCTTTTGATTTATTCCCTTGCATTATTTAACTTGTTCTCTTTTGATTATGGGCTGACATCTGCTTGATGCTTTGAATCTAAAGTGGATCAAACTGA includes the following:
- the LOC119988577 gene encoding transmembrane protein 209-like isoform X1, with translation MEGGGTRGKGSSPPSTKPSKFSVYQNPVFSSALTTNSLRPSKSTLLSIFFLSSASAVAFLTISSGGNKIINKLRFRSFSEEAAYLFAKAIQITVGLVFIGTISALFKAISLCKSSNVAGVPVLSPSKETKDQPYLSNRQLGLLGIKPKVEPIFTDSLKKPPKYKPYSASASLDVLFPLHQPMMGSNIKPKVVSDESNSSSGEKLNSYSTPSKSQGSPSSLYLVPAASSPLRSVQTSSVPDSVSSTPWSSKRGSAKDITTEEQLEQFLAEVDEKITESAGKLSTPPPTISGFGVKSPNTITSSVNSSGTTARSTPLRTVRMSPGSQKFSTPPKKGESELPSSMTLEEAIEVFKHLGIYPQIELWRDRLRQWFSSVLVNPLLNKIETSHIQVMQAAAKLGISITISQVGSETPSGGTAAAVSSTDRTKEWQPAFTLDEDGLLHQLRATLIQALDASMLPNPQQFLQQNPMTPVMQQCVDAITEHQRLQALMKGELIKALLPQSSVRADYMVQRIQELAEGTCLKNYEYIGSGDKYDKKNKKWTSELPTDSHLLLYLFFAFLGHPKWMLHVDPTSYTGAQSSKNPLFIGILPPKESFPEKYIAVIPGVPSVLHPGSCIVVVGRQSPPIFALYWDKKLQFSFQGRTAIWDSILILCHEIKVQDGGIVRGMHLGCSALSILPILESETED
- the LOC119988577 gene encoding uncharacterized protein LOC119988577 isoform X2 — translated: MEGGGTRGKGSSPPSTKPSKFSVYQNPVFSSALTTNSLRPSKSTLLSIFFLSSASAVAFLTISSGGNKIINKLRFRSFSEEAAYLFAKAIQITVGLVFIGTISALFKAISLCKSSNVAGVPVLSPSKETKDQPYLSNRQLGLLGIKPKVEPIFTDSLKKPPKYKPYSASASLDVLFPLHQPMMGSNIKPKVVSDESNSSSGEKLNSYSTPSKSQGSPSSLYLVPAASSPLRSVQTSSVPDSVSSTPWSSKRGSAKDITTEEQLEQFLAEVDEKITESAGKLSTPPPTISGFGVKSPNTITSSVNSSGTTARSTPLRTVRMSPGSQKFSTPPKKGESELPSSMTLEEAIEVFKHLGIYPQIELWRDRLRQWFSSVLVNPLLNKIETSHIQVMQAAAKLGISITISQVGSETPSGGTAAAVSSTDRTKEWQPAFTLDEDGLLHQLRATLIQALDASMLPNPQQFLQQNPMTPVMQQCVDAITEHQRLQALMKGELIKALLPQSSVRADYMVQRIQELAEGTCLKNYEYIGSGDKAPKVDATRRSHILYWSTV